In Zunongwangia profunda SM-A87, the following proteins share a genomic window:
- a CDS encoding GH3 auxin-responsive promoter family protein, with the protein MPIPLVNSIASWFLKKRIHQMELFIKYPNEVQEELLKGLINKARNTEIGRKYNFSEIKNYRDFATRVPVHCYENYYEAIERSRQGETNIFWPTPIKWFAKSSGTTNAKSKFIPVSEDSLEDCHYAAGKDLLCIYLNNNPGSQLFTGKSLRLGGSKEIYKENGTSFGDLSAILIDNMPFWAEFSSTPSNEVSLMHDWETKMGAIVRETIQENVTSLAGVPSWMLVLLNNVLEHTGKESIFEIWRNIEVYFHGGVSFDPYAVQYQKILPNEDFRYYEIYNASEGFFACQDLNDHKEMLLMLDYGIFYEFIPMDSYGSEAEKLIPLSEVEIGKNYAIVITTNAGLWRYKVGDTVRFTSISPYRIKVSGRTKHHINVFGEELIVENAEAALKKASLTNNCEIVDYTAAPVFMEGKEKGAHEWIIEFKHPPKSMEEFNADLDLALQQVNSDYEAKRYLNMTLNAPKIHIAREKLFHDWLKKNGKLGGQHKIPRLSNSRDYVEELLGMM; encoded by the coding sequence ATGCCAATTCCATTAGTAAATTCCATTGCTTCCTGGTTCTTAAAGAAGCGTATCCATCAGATGGAATTATTTATAAAATACCCTAACGAGGTACAGGAAGAATTATTAAAAGGACTTATTAATAAAGCCAGAAATACTGAAATTGGCAGAAAATATAACTTTTCTGAAATAAAAAATTATCGGGATTTTGCCACTCGCGTACCCGTTCATTGCTATGAGAATTATTACGAGGCTATCGAAAGAAGTCGGCAGGGTGAAACCAATATCTTTTGGCCCACCCCTATAAAATGGTTTGCAAAGTCTAGTGGAACCACCAATGCTAAAAGTAAGTTTATCCCTGTGAGTGAAGATTCGCTGGAAGATTGCCATTATGCTGCTGGCAAAGACTTACTTTGCATATACTTAAACAATAATCCGGGATCACAATTATTTACAGGAAAGAGTCTTCGCCTTGGAGGAAGTAAGGAAATTTACAAAGAAAATGGCACCAGCTTTGGCGATCTGTCTGCCATCCTAATCGATAATATGCCTTTTTGGGCTGAATTTAGCAGTACTCCCAGTAATGAGGTATCCTTAATGCACGATTGGGAAACCAAGATGGGAGCTATTGTTAGAGAAACCATACAGGAAAATGTCACCAGCCTTGCCGGAGTACCTTCCTGGATGTTGGTCTTATTAAATAATGTATTAGAACATACCGGTAAAGAAAGTATTTTTGAAATTTGGAGAAATATCGAAGTATATTTTCATGGCGGGGTAAGTTTTGATCCTTATGCGGTACAATATCAAAAAATACTGCCCAATGAGGATTTTAGATATTATGAAATTTATAATGCTTCGGAAGGTTTTTTTGCCTGCCAGGATCTAAACGACCATAAGGAAATGCTCTTGATGCTGGACTACGGGATTTTTTATGAATTTATCCCGATGGATAGCTACGGAAGTGAAGCCGAGAAACTAATTCCTTTATCTGAAGTTGAAATTGGTAAAAATTACGCCATCGTTATTACCACCAATGCAGGCTTATGGCGTTATAAAGTGGGCGATACCGTAAGATTTACTTCTATCAGTCCGTACCGCATTAAAGTTTCAGGAAGGACCAAACACCATATCAATGTATTTGGGGAAGAATTAATCGTTGAAAATGCTGAAGCGGCACTTAAAAAAGCATCACTAACCAACAATTGCGAAATTGTAGATTATACGGCTGCGCCTGTTTTTATGGAAGGTAAAGAAAAAGGAGCACACGAATGGATTATTGAATTTAAGCATCCGCCAAAATCGATGGAAGAATTTAACGCCGATCTAGATTTAGCCTTACAACAGGTAAACAGCGATTATGAAGCAAAACGTTATTTGAATATGACACTTAACGCTCCTAAAATTCATATTGCCAGAGAGAAATTATTTCATGATTGGTTAAAAAAGAACGGAAAACTTGGTGGCCAGCACAAAATTCCAAGATTATCCAATTCCCGGGACTATGTCGAGGAATTATTAGGAATGATGTAG
- a CDS encoding sugar O-acetyltransferase, with translation MKTEKEKMLAGELYFAGDKELTNERLLARELLKNYNNCPEDQPENLKSVLKKLIPEGGKGLFIQPPFYCDYGYNIKTGKGVYFNFNCVILDGMEVKIGSRSMFGPNVQIYTASHPLNAKERASMLEFSKAIEIGDDVWVGGNVTICPGVKIGSRAVIGAGSVVTKNIPENVFAAGNPCKVIKNIEQ, from the coding sequence ATGAAAACAGAGAAAGAAAAAATGCTTGCTGGAGAGTTGTATTTTGCCGGAGATAAAGAGCTGACGAACGAGCGATTATTAGCGCGGGAATTATTGAAGAACTACAATAATTGCCCAGAAGATCAGCCAGAAAATTTAAAGTCGGTTCTTAAGAAACTGATTCCTGAAGGCGGCAAAGGATTGTTTATCCAGCCCCCGTTTTATTGTGATTACGGTTATAATATTAAAACGGGCAAAGGAGTTTATTTTAATTTTAACTGTGTGATTTTGGACGGAATGGAAGTGAAAATTGGTTCCAGAAGCATGTTTGGTCCCAATGTGCAAATCTACACAGCCTCTCATCCACTGAATGCTAAAGAACGCGCTTCGATGCTTGAGTTTTCTAAAGCTATTGAAATTGGTGATGATGTATGGGTTGGAGGAAATGTTACGATTTGTCCAGGCGTAAAAATTGGCAGTCGTGCGGTAATTGGAGCGGGTAGCGTCGTGACCAAAAATATTCCGGAAAACGTTTTTGCTGCAGGGAATCCCTGTAAGGTTATTAAGAATATCGAGCAGTAA
- the hemL gene encoding glutamate-1-semialdehyde 2,1-aminomutase — protein sequence MIYQRSSALFAEAKKVIPGGVNSPVRAFKAVGGDPVFIERAEGAYIYDEDGNKLIDYINSWGPMILGHAHKPVVDAVIDRAQKGTSFGTPTEIETKIAELAVKMVPNIDKIRMVNSGTEACMSAVRLARGFTGKEKIIKFAGCYHGHSDSFLIQAGSGAMTFGTPNSPGVTQGTAKDTLLAAYNDLNGVKQIVDQNKDEIACIIVEPVPGNMGCIPPASGFLEGLRQLCDETGILLIFDEVMSGFRLAAGGVQERLGIHADIVCFGKVIGGGLPVGAFAARNEIMDYLAPVGPVYQAGTLSGNPLAMAAGLAMLIELSENPEIFNSIDKKTEYLHEGMEKVLKANGVKHTINRVGSMISVHFSEDPVTDFASSAEAARSGKFNTFFHRMLENGIYIAPSAFETWFISDALSYEDLDKTIAVVEKITKDFD from the coding sequence ATGATTTATCAAAGAAGTAGTGCCTTATTTGCTGAAGCTAAAAAAGTGATTCCCGGAGGTGTAAACTCACCGGTAAGAGCTTTTAAAGCCGTAGGCGGAGATCCTGTTTTTATTGAAAGAGCAGAAGGAGCTTATATTTATGATGAAGATGGAAATAAACTCATCGATTATATTAATTCCTGGGGGCCAATGATTCTTGGTCATGCCCATAAGCCGGTAGTGGATGCGGTAATCGACAGAGCCCAAAAAGGAACCTCTTTTGGAACTCCAACAGAAATTGAAACCAAAATTGCCGAGTTAGCCGTGAAGATGGTGCCAAATATCGATAAGATTAGAATGGTAAACTCAGGAACCGAAGCATGTATGAGTGCGGTACGATTGGCCAGAGGATTTACGGGAAAGGAAAAGATCATCAAGTTTGCGGGTTGTTATCATGGGCATAGCGACTCGTTTTTAATTCAGGCGGGGAGTGGAGCTATGACTTTTGGAACACCAAATAGCCCGGGAGTGACCCAGGGAACTGCCAAGGATACCTTGCTTGCGGCCTATAATGATCTTAATGGGGTAAAACAGATCGTAGATCAAAATAAGGATGAAATAGCCTGTATTATCGTAGAACCTGTGCCAGGAAATATGGGATGTATTCCTCCGGCATCAGGATTTTTGGAAGGCCTGCGACAATTATGTGATGAAACCGGGATATTACTGATTTTTGATGAGGTAATGAGTGGGTTTAGATTGGCCGCTGGAGGCGTACAGGAGCGATTAGGAATCCATGCCGATATTGTATGTTTTGGAAAGGTTATCGGTGGTGGTTTACCGGTGGGGGCTTTTGCTGCCAGAAATGAAATTATGGATTACCTGGCGCCGGTTGGACCGGTATATCAGGCCGGAACCTTAAGCGGAAATCCTTTAGCAATGGCTGCTGGATTAGCAATGTTAATCGAGTTGTCTGAGAATCCTGAAATATTTAATAGTATTGATAAAAAAACCGAATATCTTCATGAAGGAATGGAGAAAGTCTTGAAGGCAAATGGTGTAAAGCATACGATAAACCGAGTTGGTTCAATGATCTCCGTGCATTTTTCTGAAGATCCGGTAACTGATTTTGCTTCTTCTGCGGAAGCTGCCAGAAGTGGAAAGTTCAACACATTTTTTCACAGAATGCTAGAAAACGGAATTTATATCGCACCGAGCGCATTTGAAACCTGGTTTATTAGTGATGCCTTAAGTTACGAAGATCTGGATAAAACTATCGCGGTGGTTGAAAAAATCACCAAAGATTTCGATTGA
- a CDS encoding DUF2797 domain-containing protein: protein MRYEGVLTKMKTELLDQVEYYLDFENDFLNLNQLLDKTISLNFLRFQCLNCGQQKKIFRQGYCYDCFSSIPQAGDWIMKPELSKAHLDQEDRDLEFEKSVQLQPHIVYLANSSNVKVGVTRKTQVPTRWIDQGAHEAIEIAELPNRYLAGITEVALKDHVSDKTNWRKMLTNDILDLNLEEEREKLKGFIPEEAKAYYLADRKETEIKFPVKQFPKKIKTLNLTKSPFYQGKLTGVKGQYLLFEDGTVFNVRAHEGFVVEIQVS, encoded by the coding sequence ATGAGATACGAAGGAGTGCTTACCAAAATGAAAACCGAACTGCTTGATCAGGTTGAGTATTATCTTGATTTTGAAAACGATTTTTTAAATCTTAATCAGCTTTTAGATAAAACGATCAGTCTTAATTTTTTGCGTTTTCAATGTTTAAATTGTGGACAGCAAAAGAAGATTTTTCGTCAGGGCTATTGTTATGATTGTTTTAGTTCGATTCCGCAGGCAGGTGATTGGATTATGAAACCCGAATTAAGTAAGGCACATTTAGACCAGGAAGATCGTGATCTGGAATTTGAGAAAAGTGTACAATTGCAACCTCACATCGTATATTTAGCGAATTCTAGCAACGTAAAAGTAGGGGTGACGCGCAAAACGCAGGTACCTACCAGATGGATCGATCAGGGTGCGCACGAAGCCATAGAGATTGCTGAACTGCCTAACCGTTATTTAGCAGGAATTACCGAGGTCGCTCTTAAAGATCATGTTTCTGATAAAACTAACTGGCGTAAAATGCTTACCAATGATATATTGGATTTGAATCTTGAAGAAGAGCGTGAAAAATTAAAAGGTTTTATTCCCGAAGAAGCAAAAGCTTACTATTTGGCGGACCGAAAAGAAACGGAAATTAAATTTCCAGTAAAGCAATTTCCTAAAAAAATAAAGACCTTGAATCTTACAAAATCACCGTTTTATCAAGGGAAATTAACAGGGGTAAAAGGGCAGTATTTGTTATTTGAAGATGGTACTGTTTTTAATGTAAGGGCGCATGAAGGTTTTGTAGTCGAAATTCAGGTGAGTTAA
- a CDS encoding glucosaminidase domain-containing protein: protein MRLKPYLILIVFALFMASCGSKKKVTTRKNRKDRNEAVINNRNQANRNSETPAEVVDAETMPVRTYDFTVENYIADYAPVAQHEMRLYRVPASITLAQGILESGSGKGRLAQQANNHFGIKCHDWQGEKIYHDDDRNQECFRKYKHPKYSFRDHSLFLAERRRYAGLFDLDQDDYKGWAKGLRQAGYATDRRYPQKLIELIERYELYRYDADVLERPSPSYTTTFEAKGDSYIVKKGDTLYSISKRYNTSVEEIKRLNNLNGTNIDIGQTLLVKERR from the coding sequence ATGAGGTTAAAGCCTTATTTAATATTGATCGTTTTTGCACTTTTTATGGCTTCCTGTGGAAGTAAAAAAAAGGTAACCACACGTAAAAACCGAAAAGATAGAAACGAAGCGGTGATCAATAACCGCAATCAGGCAAATAGAAATAGTGAAACTCCGGCTGAAGTGGTAGACGCTGAAACGATGCCAGTTAGAACCTATGATTTTACAGTAGAAAATTATATTGCAGATTATGCACCAGTTGCTCAACACGAAATGAGATTATACAGAGTGCCGGCAAGTATCACTTTAGCACAGGGGATTTTGGAATCGGGTTCTGGAAAAGGAAGGTTAGCACAGCAGGCTAATAATCATTTTGGAATTAAGTGTCACGACTGGCAGGGAGAAAAAATCTATCATGATGACGATCGTAATCAGGAATGTTTTAGAAAATATAAACATCCAAAATATTCTTTTAGGGATCACTCCTTGTTTTTAGCTGAACGTCGGCGTTATGCCGGACTTTTTGATTTGGATCAAGATGATTACAAAGGATGGGCTAAAGGATTACGCCAGGCCGGTTATGCTACAGATCGCCGATATCCACAAAAATTGATAGAGCTTATTGAACGTTACGAACTGTATCGCTACGATGCCGATGTTTTAGAGCGTCCTTCACCAAGTTATACCACTACTTTTGAAGCTAAAGGCGATAGTTACATCGTAAAGAAAGGAGATACGTTGTATTCTATTTCAAAACGCTATAATACATCTGTTGAAGAAATTAAGCGATTAAATAATTTAAACGGGACCAATATTGATATTGGTCAAACCTTATTAGTAAAAGAAAGACGATAA